A single genomic interval of Dromiciops gliroides isolate mDroGli1 chromosome 1, mDroGli1.pri, whole genome shotgun sequence harbors:
- the LOC122737027 gene encoding 60S ribosomal protein L12-like codes for MPPKFDPNEIRVVFLRYTGGEVGATSTLALKIGPLGLSPKKVGDDIAKATGDWKGLRIIMKLTIQNRQAQIEVVPSASALIIKALKEPPRDRKKQKNIKHSGMISLDEIINIARQMSHLSLARELSGTIKEILGTAQSVGCNFDGRHAHDVIDDINSGAVECPAS; via the coding sequence ATGCCACCCAAGTTTGACCCTAACGAAATTAGAGTCGTGTTTTTAAGGTACACTGGTGGTGAAGTTGGTGCCACATCCACTCTGGCCCTCAAAATTGGTCCCTTGGGTTTGTCTCCCAAAAAGGTTGGTGATGACATTGCCAAGGCAACTGGTGACTGGAAAGGGCTAAGGATCATAATGAAACTTACCATTCAGAACAGACAGGCCCAGATTGAAGTTGTGCCTTCCGCTTCAGCCTTGATCATCAAAGCCCTAAAGGAACCTCCTAGggacagaaagaagcagaaaaatattaaacacagTGGAATGATCAGTCTTGATGAGATCATCAACATTGCTCGACAGATGAGCCACCTATCCTTGGCAAGAGAGCTCTCTGGAACCATTAAAGAGATCCTTGGAACAGCCCAGTCTGTGGGATGCAACTTTGATGGCAGGCATGCTCATGATGTTATTGATGACATCAATAGTGGTGCTGTGGAATGCCCAGCAAGTTAA